The nucleotide sequence TACGTCTTTTTCTTCCTCGGCGACGGCATGGCCAGTTCGCAGATCCAGGCCACCGAGGCCTACCTGACGACCCTAAACGGCGGATCGGCGACCGTGGCGGCAGACCTCTTAAATCCGGAAAACCGTCTCAACATGAGCAAGATGCGCGTTCAGGGCATGCAGACCACCTACGATGCCGGCGCCCTGATGACCGATTCGGCTTCCGCCGGGACGGCCTTCGCCTGCGGCGCCAAGACCAAGAGCGGCACCATCGGCATGGATGAGACCCTGACCACCGAATTAAAGAGCATCGCCCAGCTCGCCCACGAGCAGGGCAAGAAGGTCGGGATCATCAGCAGCGTGTCGCTGGATCACGCCACGCCGGCGTCCTATTACGCCAGCGTGACCAGTCGCGGTTACATGAACAACATCGCCACCCAGCTGGCCGAAAGCGGCTACGAGTTCTTCGGCGGCGGCGGCCTGGTCGCGCCCACAGGGCCGGCGCGCGATGGCGACACCGGCGAAAACGTTTGGGATCTGCTTACAAAAAACGGCTATACGGTCCTCAATGACCGTGGTGCGATTCTGGATCTGATGGATAACCCCAAAGACAAGGTCGTGTGCATCAATCCCGTGCTGCCGGGTTCTGCCGCGATGCCCTATGCCATTGACAAGCCGGACAAGAACCTTTCCCTGGCGGAAATGACCGAAGTGGCCATCGAGAACCTCTACAGAGATCGCCGGGGCCGTGGCCGGCATCGCGACCGAGGTTTCTTCCTCATGGTCGAAGGCGGCAAGATCGACTGGGCCTGCCACGCCAACGATGCCGTGGCCGCCATCGGCGATATGATAGATTTCGACGACGCCATCGGCGTGGCCCTGGAGTTCATGCGGCAGCACCCGCTGCAAACCCTGGTGGTGGTCACCGGCGACCACGAGACCGGCGGCATGACCATCGGCCACGCTACGACGGCCTATACGGCCTATTACGACCGCCTCATGGGCCAGACCAACAGCTACGAACATTTCGGGATGAATGAGTGGCTGGCTCATAAGGATAAATATTCCGACACTTACCAGCATGCATCTCCCAACAATTTTTTAGAAAACGGCATGGACGGTCTGGTACTTAGTTTTTTTGGTCTTAGTTATGATGATCTCAATGATTACCAGAAGGAACAACTTGAGAGAGCCTATGACTGGTCTATGACCAGGGTGTATGATCCGGTTTCAAAAAAATGGATTGACGGGAGCCATGCGGACGAAGCGGACAAAAACAATCTTCTCTATGGCAATTACGAGCCCATCATCGTGACCATCACCCACATCCTCAACGAGCGCGCCAGCATCGGCTGGACTTCCTATTCCCACACCGGCGTGCCGGTGCCGGTCTTTGCCGAAGGCCGCGAGGCCTTTCGCTTCGCCGGTTTCTACGACAACACCGACATCGCCAAGAAACTGGCCCGGGCCATGGGCATCCGCGCCGAACTGCCGGTGACGAAGTACTAACCGAGCGCCATCGCGGTGAACCCGCGCACCAAAGGGCGCCCCGACTCCCGGGGCGCCCTTTTTCATAACGATCCGATTAAAGGGGGGCAAATGTCGCGCCTGCGGCGGGAATGGCTCTTTTCTCTGGTGATTGCGGCGGTCTGCATCGGGCTGGCCTTTCTCGATTTGGCCCAGTCGCCGCGGGGAACACGCGGTCTGCATGCCCGCGGCCTGATCACCGATGTGGACAACAGCCATGTGCGCCAGAACCTGATCGTCAAGACCGAGGCCCAGGTTCTCACGGTGCGGCTGTTGGACGGCCCCCACGAGGGCCAGACGGTTGCGATCACCAACATGCTGACCGGCAAACTGGAGTTTGACGAATTCTATCAGGCCGGCGCCGTTGTTTTGGTCGAATACGACGCCGTCGACGGCAAGCCCGGCCACGGAATGGCCCGCGGCCACTACCGGCTCCACCTGCAGCTGGCGCTGATCGCGTTTTTCGGCCTGATGCTGCTGGCGGTTGCCGGGGTCACGGGGTTGAAGGCCATGCTTTCCTTCGTTTTCGCGGCCATGCTGCTCTGGAAGCTCTTTTTCCCCATGCTGCTGCGGGGCTGGCCGCCGCTCGCCACCGGTATCGGGGTGGTGGCGCTGCTCACGGCGGTGATCACCTTCTCCGTCGGCGGGCTCAACCGCCGGGGGATCGCGGCCTTCACCGGCGCCATGCTGGGCGTGCTGCTGACCTGCGGGCTGGCGGTCTGGTGCGCCAGGGGGTTCGCCCTCCACGGCGCGGTCCGCCCCTTTGCCGAAAGCCTGCTCTTTGCGGGCTTCTATTCGCTCAACCTGACCGATATCTTCATTGCCAGCGTGTTCATCGCCTCTTCCGGGGCCGTCATGGATCTGGCCATGGACATCGCCGCCAGCATGGACGAGATCAAACGCAAGCACCCGGCGATCGGCTTGGCCGAGCACGTGCGATCGGGCCTGCGGGTGGGGAGGGCGGTTGTGGGTACCATGACGACCACCCTGCTGCTGGCCTATTCCAGC is from Desulfobacteraceae bacterium and encodes:
- a CDS encoding alkaline phosphatase, with amino-acid sequence YVFFFLGDGMASSQIQATEAYLTTLNGGSATVAADLLNPENRLNMSKMRVQGMQTTYDAGALMTDSASAGTAFACGAKTKSGTIGMDETLTTELKSIAQLAHEQGKKVGIISSVSLDHATPASYYASVTSRGYMNNIATQLAESGYEFFGGGGLVAPTGPARDGDTGENVWDLLTKNGYTVLNDRGAILDLMDNPKDKVVCINPVLPGSAAMPYAIDKPDKNLSLAEMTEVAIENLYRDRRGRGRHRDRGFFLMVEGGKIDWACHANDAVAAIGDMIDFDDAIGVALEFMRQHPLQTLVVVTGDHETGGMTIGHATTAYTAYYDRLMGQTNSYEHFGMNEWLAHKDKYSDTYQHASPNNFLENGMDGLVLSFFGLSYDDLNDYQKEQLERAYDWSMTRVYDPVSKKWIDGSHADEADKNNLLYGNYEPIIVTITHILNERASIGWTSYSHTGVPVPVFAEGREAFRFAGFYDNTDIAKKLARAMGIRAELPVTKY
- a CDS encoding YibE/F family protein; translation: MSRLRREWLFSLVIAAVCIGLAFLDLAQSPRGTRGLHARGLITDVDNSHVRQNLIVKTEAQVLTVRLLDGPHEGQTVAITNMLTGKLEFDEFYQAGAVVLVEYDAVDGKPGHGMARGHYRLHLQLALIAFFGLMLLAVAGVTGLKAMLSFVFAAMLLWKLFFPMLLRGWPPLATGIGVVALLTAVITFSVGGLNRRGIAAFTGAMLGVLLTCGLAVWCARGFALHGAVRPFAESLLFAGFYSLNLTDIFIASVFIASSGAVMDLAMDIAASMDEIKRKHPAIGLAEHVRSGLRVGRAVVGTMTTTLLLAYSSSHITMFLLFMAKGLPAANILNAPFVAAEVLNILVGSFGLLTVAPFTALVAGLIYRERPEKKAARTPARQTTNPLKHANVPALRRSVSE